A single genomic interval of Carassius carassius chromosome 24, fCarCar2.1, whole genome shotgun sequence harbors:
- the nod1 gene encoding nucleotide-binding oligomerization domain-containing protein 1 — MGSYKSEGSHLKLLTSHRELLVERVKNTQCILDNLQMNGFICTEDIEIIHRSSTKTDQVRKILELVQSKGEECSAYFIHVLHEAYDAYIDLRPWFEEIRYTPLDTISVIPVVNTDPISKYCEKLRYELGRDTQFITSYSKSEETPLEDLYTDTQMELLNDRGESLGYLQSLDELLGDQGVFNSQAETIFITGDAGVGKSIVLQKLQNLWSRRELKTHAKFFFKFRCRMFSAFKETDEISLKDLIFKHNCYPDSDVDNEVFTYILRFPETVLFTFDGYDEIQTDFDLDNVPETVSPEEKTRPLLLLMNLLCGKLLKGSWKILTARSGTEIQSRVIWKKVYLKGFSPEHLKKYTALHFPEKEHRTMVTDQLDANPHLCGLCSVPLFSWIILKSFKHLHSVYDNFELPDSCITLTNVFLLLSEVFLGHSTARPGLLKGSTRCPAETFKNGERKLAAFARLALNGLQRGGLVFSIEEVTSCGLEDEILQFGFLRPASHYDGCGGSATFEFLHETLQAFLAAFALVLDSKITPESILSFFSKCEYKRSSHFSCLPCLRKSRPRDKDPFQTNFQFTNLFLCGLLSKPNAALLEHLVPPASLKQKRKILKSYLSNSVRTHLKGLPRYPSTDIEGDKVHAMPNFLWMLRCIFETNSEDIAKMTANGISADYIKIAFCNIYSADCSALNFVLHHRRKHLGVDMDNNNINDYGVKQLRPSFSKMTVIRFCVNQLTDSSIEVLAEELIRHKVIKVLGLYKNYITDVGAKLVAKIIEECPHLKVVKLGCNNITGVGGKYLASAIHKSKSIFDVGMWGNTIGDEGADAFAEALKNHPSLTNLSLSANGITSHGGRSLAKALKENKSLHIFWLIQNKISDDAASDFADAFRSNSALTHLMLIENAFTIQGAKEMSEGLTNNTTLKEVNIKGSRVSEEEEQLYEGDKRLRFH, encoded by the exons ATGGGCTCTTACAAGAGTGAGGGCTCTCACCTGAAGCTGCTGACTTCACACAGAGAGCTGCTGGTGGAGCGGGTGAAGAACACGCAGTGCATTCTGGACAATCTCCAGATGAACGGCTTCATCTGCACCGAAGACATCGAGATCATACACCGCAGCAGCACCAAAACTGACCAG GTTCGCAAAATCTTGGAGCTTGTTCAGAGTAAAGGAGAGGAGTGCTCTGCGTATTTCATACACGTTCTTCATGAAGCATACGACGCTTACATTGATCTGCGGCCTTGGTTTGAAGAAATTCGGTATACGCCATTAGACACTATTAGTGTCATACCAGTGGTGAACACAGACCCGA TTAGCAAGTACTGTGAGAAGCTCAGATATGAGCTGGGAAGAGACACTCAGTTCATCACATCGTACTCGAAGAGCGAGGAGACGCCGCTGGAGGATCTTTACACGGACACTCAGATGGAGCTCCTGAACGATAGAGGTGAGAGTTTAGGATACTTACAGAGTCTGGATGAGCTTTTGGGAGACCAGGGAGTCTTCAACTCGCAGGCGGAGACCATCTTCATCACCGGCGACGCTGGCGTCGGCAAATCCATCGTTCTTCAGAAACTCCAGAATCTGTGGTCCAGAAGGGAGCTGAAGACTCACGCCAAGTTCTTCTTCAAGTTCAGATGCAGGATGTTTAGCGCCTTTAAAGAGACCGATGAGATCTCGCTGAAGGATCTGATCTTTAAACACAACTGCTATCCGGACAGCGACGTCGATAACGAGGTCTTCACCTACATCTTACGGTTCCCGGAGACGGTGCTTTTCACCTTTGACGGATACGATGAAATCCAAACGGATTTCGATTTGGATAACGTGCCGGAAACGGTTTCCCCGGAAGAAAAGACCCGTCCACTTTTGCTTCTCATGAATCTGCTTTGCGGAAAATTGCTCAAAGGTTCCTGGAAGATTCTGACTGCACGAAGTGGCACCGAGATCCAAAGCAGAGTGATCTGGAAGAAAGTCTATTTGAAGGGATTCTCCCCTGAACACCTGAAGAAGTACACAGCTTTGCATTTCCCAGAGAAGGAACACAGGACAATGGTGACCGATCAACTGGACGCCAACCCTCACCTCTGCGGTCTTTGCTCTGTCCCGTTGTTCAGCTGGATCATCCTCAAGAGCTTCAAGCATCTTCATTCGGTTTATGACAACTTTGAGTTGCCGGATTCTTGCATTACGCTCACAAACGTCTTCTTGCTTCTTTCCGAGGTCTTTCTTGGACACTCGACTGCACGTCCTGGTCTTTTAAAAGGGAGTACGAGGTGTCCTGCGGAGACTTTTAAAAATGGAGAGCGTAAGCTTGCGGCCTTCGCTCGACTGGCCTTGAACGGTCTCCAACGAGGAGGACTTGTGTTCAGCATTGAGGAAGTGACATCCTGTGGATTAGAAGATGAAATCCTTCAGTTTGGGTTTCTGAGGCCTGCTTCTCATTACGATGGATGCGGAGGCTCTGCAACCTTCGAGTTTCTCCACGAGACCCTCCAGGCCTTCTTAGCGGCGTTTGCATTGGTGCTGGACTCCAAAATCACTCCTGAATCTATTTTAAGTTTCTTCTCCAAATGCGAATACAAGAGGTCGTCGCATTTCTCCTGCTTGCCTTGCTTGAGAAAGTCGAGACCTAGAGATAAAGACCCTTTTCAAACCAACTTCCAGTTCaccaatttattcctgtgtggcCTCTTGTCCAAACCCAACGCGGCACTCCTGGAGCATCTCGTTCCTCCAGCATCATTGAAACAGAAGCGCAAGATACTAAAGTCGTATCTGTCCAACAGCGTGAGGACGCATCTTAAAGGCCTTCCTCGATATCCATCCACAGACATTGAGGGCGACAAGGTGCATGCAATGCCAAACTTCTTGTGGATGCTGCGGTGCATATTTGAGACAAACAGCGAGGACATTGCAAAGATGACGGCCAACGGCATATCGGCGGATTACATTAAGATCGCCTTCTGTAACATTTACTCGGCCGACTGCAGTGCGTTGAACTTTGTCCTCCACCACCGTAGGAAGCACCTGGGGGTCGACATGGACAATAACAACATCAACGATTATGGCGTGAAGCAACTGAGACCGTCCTTCAGCAAAATGACCGTAATAAG ATTTTGCGTGAATCAGCTGACGGACAGCAGTATTGAGGTTCTGGCAGAGGAACTTATCAGACACAAAGTCATTAAGGTCTTGGG GCTTTACAAAAACTACATCACTGATGTTGGAGCCAAACTAGTAGCGAAGATCATTGAAGAATGTCCACACTTGAAGGTCGTTAA GCTTGGCTGCAACAACATCACAGGTGTGGGTGGGAAATACCTTGCCAGTGCAATTCACAAGAGCAAATCTATCTTTGATGTAGG AATGTGGGGAAACACCATCGGTGACGAGGGCGCAGATGCATTTGCAGAGGCTTTGAAGAATCACCCAAGCCTGACCAATCTCAG TCTCTCTGCCAATGGCATAACGTCTCACGGTGGAAGAAGTCTGGCAAAAGCACTGAAGGAAAACAAAAGCCTTCACATCTTCTG GTTGATACAGAACAAAATCTCTGATGATGCAGCGTCAGACTTTGCTGATGCCTTCAGATCCAACTCTGCTCTGACGCATCTGAT GCTAATAGAAAACGCGTTCACCATTCAAGGAGCCAAAGAGATGTCTGAAGGCCTGACTAACAACACTACACTGAAGGAAGTCAA CATTAAAGGAAGCCGGGTTTCTGAAGAAGAAGAACAACTCTATGAGGGTGACAAGCGGCTTCGCTTCCACTGA